A window of Actinomadura viridis genomic DNA:
TGCAGGACTCGCAGGTCTCCGAGAACGCCTCCAGCAGGCCCTGGCCCACCCGCTTGCGGGTCATCTGCACCAGGCCCAGCGAGGTCACCTCGGCGACCTGGTGCTTGGTACGGTCCCGCGACAGGCACTCCACCATGCGGCGCAGCACCAGGTCCCGGTTGCTCTCCAGCACCATGTCGATGAAGTCGATCACCACGATGCCGCCGATGTCGCGCAGCCGCAACTGGCGCACGATCTCCTCGGCCGCCTCCAGGTTGTTGCGGGTGACGGTCTCCTCGAGGTTGCCGCCCTGCCCGGTGAACTTGCCGGTGTTGACGTCGATGACCGTCATCGCCTCGGTACGGTCGATCACCAGCGAGCCGCCGCTGGGCAGCCAGACCTTGCGGTCCAGGGCCTTGGCGATCTGCTCGTCGATCCGGTACGCGCCGAGCACGTCCTGGTCGGCGTTCCAGCGCTCCACCCGGTCGGCCAGGTGCGGCGCCACGTACTCCACGTACTCCGAGACCGTGTCCCAGGCGTCGGGACCGGCCACGACCAGCTTGCTGAAGTCCTCGTTGAAGATGTCGCGGACGACCCGGATGGTCAGGTCCGGCTCCCCGTACAGCAGGGACGGCGCCGACGCGTTCTTGACCTGCCGCTGGATGTTCTCCCACTGGGCCGACAGCCGCGACACGTCCCGCGCCAGCTCCTCCTCGGTGGCGCCCTCGGCGGCGGTCCGCACGATCACCCCGGCGTTGTCCGGCATGATCTTCTTGAGGATCTGCTTGAGCCGGCTGCGCTCCTTGTCGGGCAGCTTGCGGCTGATGCCGGTCATCGAGCCGTCGGGCACGTACACCAGGTAGCGGCCGGGCAGCGAGATCTGGCTGGTCAGCCGGGCGCCCTTGTGGCCGACCGGGTCCTTGGTGACCTGCACCAGCACCGACTGGCCGGACTTGAGCGCCGACTCGATCCGGCGCGGCTGGCCCTCCAGGCCGGCGACGTCCCAGTTGACCTCGCCCGCGTACAGCACCGCGTTGCGGCCCTTGCCGACGTCGACGAACGCCGCCTCCATCGAGGGCAGCACGTTCTGCACCTTGCCGAGGTAGACGTTGCCCACGTACGACTGGTGGGTGGCGCGGTTGACGTAGTGCTCGACCAGGACGTCGTCCTCCAGGACGGCGATCTGGGTGCGCTCACCCTCCTGGCGGACCACCATGACCCGCTCGACCGACTCGCGGCGGGCCAGGAACTCGGCCTCGCTGATCACCGGCGGGCGGCGGCGGCCCTGCTCGCGGCCCTCGCGGCGGCGCTGCTTCTTGGCCTCCAGCCGGGTGGAGCCCCGGACCGCCTGGACCTCGTCCTCGGCGGCACGCGCCTCGCGCACGTGCACGACGGTGCGCGCGGGGTCGTCGGGGCCGCCGCTCTCGCCGTCGGCCGTTCCGGAACGGCGGCGCCGGCGGCGACGGCGGCGGCTGCCACCGGTCTCCTCGCCTTCCTCGCCGTCACCCTCGTCCGCGGCCTCGGCGCCCTCGTCGTGCCGCTCGCCCTTGGCGTCCTTGGTCTCCTTGGACTCGGCGCGAGACCGGCTCGCCTTGGTCCCCTTGCCGGACTTCTCCGGCTTCTCGGCCTTCTCGGCCTTCTCCGTCTTGTCGGCCTTCTCGGCCTTCTCGGGCGTCTCGGCGTCCGCCCGGCCCTCGTCGGCCTCGGCCTCCTCGCCGGTGTCCTCGTCGGTGTCCTTGCCGCCACGGCCCCTGCCCCGGCCGCCGCGCCGCCGGCGGCGGCGCGAGGGGCGGTCACCGGACTCCTCGTCCTCGTCGCGCTCGTCGCGCTCGGCGTGGCCGGCGTCCTCGGGCTCCTCCTCGTCGGCGGCCTGAGCGGGCTCGTCCTTGGCACGGAAGGGACTCTCCGCCGCGGGCTGCGGCGGCTGGAACACCACCATGGGCGGCTGGAAGGTCACTCCGGGCACCGTGGCGGGCGCGGACTCGGTCTCGGGGGCCCGTGCGGCCTCGGGGGCCTGCTCCGGAACGGAGGGCACGCCCGGTGCCGGCGGGACCGCCGGTGCGGCCGGTGCGGCCGCCTCGGCGGGGGCCGCGGACGCCGCGGCGCGGCGGCGGGTACGAGTTCGGGCCGGCTTCTCCTCGACGGCCTCTTCGGCGGCGCCCTCGGCCTCAACCTCGGTCTTGGCCTTGGGCTCTGCCTTGGCCTTGGCCTTGGCCTTGGCCTTCGTCTTGGTCTCGGGCTGGGGGGCCGGCGCAACGGCCACCTCGGCCTGGGCCTCGAGCTCGGGCTCGGGCGCCTTGGCGGCCCGGGTGGCCCGGGTGCTGCGCGTACGCGTGACCTTGACCTTCTTGGGTGCGGGCTGCTCGGCCGGCTCCGCGGCGGCCTCCTCGCCCTCCGCCTCGGCGGCGGGCGGGACCGTGATGACCGCGGGCGTGTCGTCGACGTCCGGGGGCGGCCCGGCCGGACGGCTGGCGGCACGGCGGCGCGGCCTGGACCTGCCGCCGGTCACCTCCTCCGTCTCGCCGTCACCGTCGTCGGCCCCGGTGCCGGCGTCCGTCCCGGTGTCGGCGGCGCCGGTGTCCGGCGTGGCGTCGGCCTCACTGCCGGCGTCCGTCCCGGCTTCGGCGTCGGTGTCCGGGCCGGCGTCGGTCTCGGTGTCCGTCCCGGCCTCGGCGCCGGTGTCCGGCGCGGCGCTCGCCTCGGCGCCCGTGACTTCGGCGCCGGTCACCTCATCGGCAGGGGTGCTCTGTTCTGTGCCTTCGGCCTCGGCCGCGTCGGCTTCGTTCTCTAGCATGCGGGCAATCTCCCGTCAGGCTCCCGGGCGCGACCTCGTTCCGCCCCCCGGGGCGGAACGGTGCGGTGCGCCGCACGGGAACTCTCCGTCAGTCATCGGCGCCGTCGCCGCCGGACCACGATGGTGGCCCGGCCACGACGACCAAGTCGTCGGGGGCGCGCCCGTCGCTCCCTGGGAACCGGTTCCGTGTCACCACGGCTTCGGCCTACGAACGGGCGCCGGCGACATCCGCGCCCGCGGCCGGATCGGACTGCGTCGGCGCAGGACCGCGCGCCGTCACGGCGTCGTCGCCGGACGGCGGTACGGTCTCTCGGCCGGGCCGAGTACCCCGATCGAGCTCGAGCGGATCCGCGAGCTCACCGGTGACCGCGTCGAGGGGCCCCTGCGCCAGCCTGGTCACCAGTGGAGGTGACGGCGGCGCGGGGTCGGCGACCTGGCGCAGTCCGGTGAGGATGTCGTCGGGTCGTACGGCAGGAGTGGTATGCCGAACAACCATGCGAAGTATTGCACAAGGGACATCCGCCGCCTCCGCGGCGCGCCGGTCCGGTTCCGGGGCGAGGGTCTCGACCTCCAGAGCGCTGACCGCGGCGCGCACGTCGAAACGACGGCGTCCCTTCTTGGTGAGGCGTTCCACCTCGATCGTGGGGGCGTCCAGGAAGGCGGCCACGGCACCGGCGGCGTCGGTCTCCCGCACGCCGTCCAGTCGTACCCGCCATTCGGACGCCTCGAGCCGGTCCGCCAACGCGCTCGTCTTGGCCTGACCGGCGGCGACGACATCGACGATGTCGAGCCCGTCCGGCAGAGCGGCGTCGAGGTCGGCTCGCACCCGCGCAGGGTCGCGGGTCTCGGTGAGCCCGATCTCCAGGTATTCGGCCTCACTGGCCACCCCGGTCGCCGCCGCACCCGTGTACGAGATCTTCGGGTGCGGAGTGAATCCCGCGCTGAACGCGACAGGGATCCCGGCGCGCCGCACGGCGCGTTCCACGGCCCGGGAAATGTCGCGATGGCTGGTGAACCGCAGCCTGCCGCGCTTGGCATAGCGGACGCGAAGGCGCTGGATCACGGGGGCCGGTGCGGGACCCTCCGGCATGGGAGCCAGGGCTGTTGTCCTTCCTACTCGTGTCGAGTCGCGAACGTCTCTCTATAGAGTACGGTGCCCCCGGCACCGATGGACCCGGCGCGGGTGCCGCGCGGCGTCGCGATCCGTGCCGGCGCGGGCGCGATCGGTACCGGAACCCCCGTGCGGAAAGCCGATCCCGGCGGCGGCTCAGACCACCGAGAGCGGGAGCAGTTTCCTTCCGGTCGGGCCGATCTGGATCTCGGTGCCCATGGTGGGGCAGACCCCGCAGTCGTAGCAGGGCGTCCAGCGGCAGTCCTCGACCTCGGTCTCGTCGACGGCGTCCTGCCAGTCCTGCCAGAGCCACTCGCGGTCCAGCCCGGCGTCAAGGTGGTCCCAGGGCAGCACCTCGACCTCGTCGCGCTCGCGCACCGTGTACCAGTCGAGGTCGACCGGCTCGCCGGCCAGGGCCTTGTCCGCGCAGGCCGTCCACCGCTCGTAGGAGAAGTGCTCGCTCCAGCCGTCGAACCGGCCGCCGTCCTCCCAGACGGCCCGGATGATCCGGCCGACCCGCCGGTCGCCCCGGGACAGCAGCCCCTCGACGATCGACGGCTGCCCGTCGTGGTAGCGCAGGCCGATGGAGCGGCCGTACTCCTTGTCGCGGCGCAGGGCGTCGCGCAGCGCGCGCAGCCGCCGGTCGACGGTCTCGTGGTCGCACTGCGCGGCCCACTGGAACGGGGTGTGCGGCTTGGGCACGAACCCGCCGATGGAGACGGTGCAGCGGATGTCGCGGCGGCCGGTGGCGTCCCGGCCCGCCTGGATGACCCGCTTGGCCATGTCGGCGATGGCGAGGACGTCCTCGTCCTCCTCGGTCGGCAGGCCGCACATGAAGTAGAGCTTGACCTGGCGCCAGCCGTTCTCGTAGGCGGTGGTGACGGTGCGGATCAGGTCGTCCTCGGTGACCATCTTGTTGATCACCTTGCGCATCCGCTCGGAGCCGCCCTCGGGCGCGAAGGTCAGCCCGGAGCGCCGCCCGCCCCGGGAGAACTCGTTGGCCAGGGTGATGTTGAACGCGTCGACCCGCGTGGACGGCAGCGACAGCGAGGTGTTGGTGCCCTCGTAGCGGTCGGCCAGGCCCTTGGCCACGTCGCCGATCTCGCTGTGGTCGGCGCTGGACAGGCTGAGCAGCCCGACCTCCTGGAAGCCCGACTCCTTCAGGCCGGTGTCGACCATGTCGCCGATGGTGGTGATCGACCGTTCCCGGACCGGGCGGGTGATCATGCCGGCCTGGCAGAACCGGCAGCCGCGGGTGCAGCCCCGGAAGATCTCCACGCTGAACCGTTCGTGCACGGTCTCGGCCAGCGGCACCAGCGGCTTCTTCGGGTACGGCCACTGGTCGAGGTCCATGACGGTGTGCTTGTCGACCCGCCACGGCACGCCCGGCCGGTTGGGCGCGACCCGCTGGATGCGCCCGTCGGGCAGGTAGGTCACGTCGAAGAACTTCGGCACGTACACGCCGCCGGAGCGGGCCAGCCGCATCAGCAGCTCGTCGCGCCCGCCCGGACGGCCCTCGGCCTTCCACTCCCGGATCACCTCGGTGATCGCCAGCGCGATCTCCTCCCCGTCGCCGAGCACGGCGGCGTCCAGGAAGTCGGCGATGGGCTCGGGGTTGAACGCGGCGTGCCCGCCGGCCAGCACGATCGGGTGGTCCTCGCCGCGGTCGGCGGCCTCCAGCGGGATCCCCGCCAGGTCCAGCGCCGTCAGCAGGTTGGTGTAGCCCAGCTCGGTGGAGAACGAGACGCCCAGCACGTCGAACGCGGCGACCGGGCGGTGCGCGTCCACGGTGAACTGCGGGATCCTCTGCTCGCGCATGATCGCCTCAAGGTCGGGCCACACGCTGTAGGTGCGCTCGGCCAGGACCCCCTCGCGCTCGTTGAGGATCTCGTAGAGGATCTGGACGCCCTGGTTGGGCAGGCCGACCTCGTAGGCGTCGGGATACATCAGCGCCCAGCGGACCTCGGCCTCGTCCCAGTCCTTGATCTGGGAGTTCAGCTCGCCGCCGACATACTGAATCGGCTTCTGCACGCGCGGGAGCACCGGCTCCAGGCGCGGGAAGATCGACTCGACAGGCATGCGATGTCCTCCGATGAGATGGACCGTGTGATGGTGGCCGATCCGGACCCCGGGATCGACCACCCAGCGTACCGCCGCGTGCCCCGCCCCGGCGCCGCCGAAGATCACCCGCACGGAGCCGGCGGGCGCCCGGGACCACGGCTAGTCGAACGGGCGGCGTCTCAGATGGACGGCCTGGAGCAGGCCGAGGGCTATGAGGTTGGCGAACGTGGCCGACCCGCCGTAGGACACGAACGGCAGGGGCAGGCCGGTGATCGGCATGATGCCCAGGGTCATGCCGATGTTCTCGAACGACTGGAAGGCCATCCAGCACACGATGCCGGCGGCGACCAGCGTGCCGAACAGGTCGGCGGCGTGCATGGCGATGCGCAGGCCGCGCCACATCACCACGCCCAGCAGGATGACGATCAGCGCGGCGCCGATGAAGCCGAGCTCCTCCCCGGCCACCGTGAAGATGAAGTCGGTCTGCTGCTCGGGGACGAAGTGGCCCCCGGTCTGCTCGCCGTTGAACAGGCCCTTGCCGGTCACCCCGCCCGAGCCGACCGCGATCCGGGCCTGCTGGGCGTTGTAGCCGGCGCCGCGGGGGTCGGCGGAGGGGTCCATGAACGCGGTGAACCGGGCCAGCTGGTACGGCTTGAGCAGCCCGAAGAACCACACCGCCCAGGCCAGCAGCAGCCCGCCGCCCACCAGCGCCCCCAGCCAGCGCTTGGGCGCGCCGGAGATGGCCAGCATCCCCAGGACGACCGCGATGAAGACCAGGGTGGTGCCGAGGTCGGGCTGGAGCATGATCAGTGCGGCGGGCGCGCCGGCCAGGGCCAGCGCCAGCAGCATGTCGCGGTGCCCGGGGCCGACCTCGCCGTCGCGGGGCTCCCCCAGGATCATCGCCAGCAGCACCACCAGGCCGACCTTGGCGAACTCGGACGGCTGGAGCTGGAAGCCGCCGCCGAGCACGATCCACGAGTGCGAGCCGTTGATCGTGTCACCGAGCGGGGTCAGCACCGCGATCAGCCCGGCGCAGGCCAGCCCGTACAGGATCGGCGCGTAGGCGCGCAGCAGCCGGTAGTCCAGGCAGGCGACCAGGCCGCCGAGGCCGAACGCCAGGACGACGTTGAGGATGTGCCGCTTGAAGAAGCCCTCGGGGTCCTTGCCCTGCTCGGTCAGCAGCTGGAAGGTGGCCGCCCGCACCAGCAGCGCGCCGATCACCGTCAGCGCCACCACGGTGAGGATCAGCACCCAGTCCAGGCCGCGCAGGCCCGACAGCCTGCGCTGCCAGACGTCCTGCTCGCGGTAGCCCTCGACCGACCCGGCCCCGGTGGCGCTGATCACGGCGAGTCCCCGTCCTGCCGGAGCGGGGGCAGCTGCTCGGGCAGCCTGCCGTCCTTGAGCGCCGGCTTCTTGCCGTTCAGCCCGTACATCGCCTCGTAGATCTCCCGGACGGCGGGCGCCGCGGTGGAACCGCCGGTGCCGCCCTGGGAGACCATGACGACCACGGCGAACCGGGGCTTGTCGGCCGGGGCGTAGGAGGCGAACCAGGAGGTGTCCTTCTTGCCCCAGACCTCGGCGGTGCCGGTCTTGCCGGCCACGGCGACCTTCTTGAAGTCGAAGCCGCCGAACGCGCCGGCCGCCGTACCGGAGGTGGTCACCGCGGCCAGTCCGCCGCGGATGTACTTGAGGACCTGGGGTTCGACGGGGAGCCGGGGCGCGGGCGGCGGGTCGATGCGGCGTACCACCTTGCCGTCGGCGTTCACCACGGCCAGGCCGACGCGGGGGACGACCAGCCTGCCGCCGTTGGCGACGGCCGCGTACGCGCGGGTGAGCTGGAGCGGGGTGACCAGCACGTCGCCCTGCCCGACGGAGAAGTTGGCCGCGTCGCCGGCGCG
This region includes:
- a CDS encoding TIGR03960 family B12-binding radical SAM protein, giving the protein MPVESIFPRLEPVLPRVQKPIQYVGGELNSQIKDWDEAEVRWALMYPDAYEVGLPNQGVQILYEILNEREGVLAERTYSVWPDLEAIMREQRIPQFTVDAHRPVAAFDVLGVSFSTELGYTNLLTALDLAGIPLEAADRGEDHPIVLAGGHAAFNPEPIADFLDAAVLGDGEEIALAITEVIREWKAEGRPGGRDELLMRLARSGGVYVPKFFDVTYLPDGRIQRVAPNRPGVPWRVDKHTVMDLDQWPYPKKPLVPLAETVHERFSVEIFRGCTRGCRFCQAGMITRPVRERSITTIGDMVDTGLKESGFQEVGLLSLSSADHSEIGDVAKGLADRYEGTNTSLSLPSTRVDAFNITLANEFSRGGRRSGLTFAPEGGSERMRKVINKMVTEDDLIRTVTTAYENGWRQVKLYFMCGLPTEEDEDVLAIADMAKRVIQAGRDATGRRDIRCTVSIGGFVPKPHTPFQWAAQCDHETVDRRLRALRDALRRDKEYGRSIGLRYHDGQPSIVEGLLSRGDRRVGRIIRAVWEDGGRFDGWSEHFSYERWTACADKALAGEPVDLDWYTVRERDEVEVLPWDHLDAGLDREWLWQDWQDAVDETEVEDCRWTPCYDCGVCPTMGTEIQIGPTGRKLLPLSVV
- a CDS encoding Rne/Rng family ribonuclease, encoding MLENEADAAEAEGTEQSTPADEVTGAEVTGAEASAAPDTGAEAGTDTETDAGPDTDAEAGTDAGSEADATPDTGAADTGTDAGTGADDGDGETEEVTGGRSRPRRRAASRPAGPPPDVDDTPAVITVPPAAEAEGEEAAAEPAEQPAPKKVKVTRTRSTRATRAAKAPEPELEAQAEVAVAPAPQPETKTKAKAKAKAKAEPKAKTEVEAEGAAEEAVEEKPARTRTRRRAAASAAPAEAAAPAAPAVPPAPGVPSVPEQAPEAARAPETESAPATVPGVTFQPPMVVFQPPQPAAESPFRAKDEPAQAADEEEPEDAGHAERDERDEDEESGDRPSRRRRRRGGRGRGRGGKDTDEDTGEEAEADEGRADAETPEKAEKADKTEKAEKAEKPEKSGKGTKASRSRAESKETKDAKGERHDEGAEAADEGDGEEGEETGGSRRRRRRRRRSGTADGESGGPDDPARTVVHVREARAAEDEVQAVRGSTRLEAKKQRRREGREQGRRRPPVISEAEFLARRESVERVMVVRQEGERTQIAVLEDDVLVEHYVNRATHQSYVGNVYLGKVQNVLPSMEAAFVDVGKGRNAVLYAGEVNWDVAGLEGQPRRIESALKSGQSVLVQVTKDPVGHKGARLTSQISLPGRYLVYVPDGSMTGISRKLPDKERSRLKQILKKIMPDNAGVIVRTAAEGATEEELARDVSRLSAQWENIQRQVKNASAPSLLYGEPDLTIRVVRDIFNEDFSKLVVAGPDAWDTVSEYVEYVAPHLADRVERWNADQDVLGAYRIDEQIAKALDRKVWLPSGGSLVIDRTEAMTVIDVNTGKFTGQGGNLEETVTRNNLEAAEEIVRQLRLRDIGGIVVIDFIDMVLESNRDLVLRRMVECLSRDRTKHQVAEVTSLGLVQMTRKRVGQGLLEAFSETCESCNGRGIHVHLSPVEPKPDKAAAAAAGGGRRRKRKGEVEKAVEEKLAQQEPGRSKPSKQTAAAERAAQRVHEPVREQRRSGGTESEPEPQAAVEAAEAAAETADAGPGPLESVAPVEPVVNGSEPATPLAGVGGAESGEPAGDGAAVAGAEAAEGAEAGDGQDDTAAPANGRRRRTRRPRAKAEAASGESAGE
- the rodA gene encoding rod shape-determining protein RodA codes for the protein MISATGAGSVEGYREQDVWQRRLSGLRGLDWVLILTVVALTVIGALLVRAATFQLLTEQGKDPEGFFKRHILNVVLAFGLGGLVACLDYRLLRAYAPILYGLACAGLIAVLTPLGDTINGSHSWIVLGGGFQLQPSEFAKVGLVVLLAMILGEPRDGEVGPGHRDMLLALALAGAPAALIMLQPDLGTTLVFIAVVLGMLAISGAPKRWLGALVGGGLLLAWAVWFFGLLKPYQLARFTAFMDPSADPRGAGYNAQQARIAVGSGGVTGKGLFNGEQTGGHFVPEQQTDFIFTVAGEELGFIGAALIVILLGVVMWRGLRIAMHAADLFGTLVAAGIVCWMAFQSFENIGMTLGIMPITGLPLPFVSYGGSATFANLIALGLLQAVHLRRRPFD
- a CDS encoding TIGR03936 family radical SAM-associated protein, translated to MPEGPAPAPVIQRLRVRYAKRGRLRFTSHRDISRAVERAVRRAGIPVAFSAGFTPHPKISYTGAAATGVASEAEYLEIGLTETRDPARVRADLDAALPDGLDIVDVVAAGQAKTSALADRLEASEWRVRLDGVRETDAAGAVAAFLDAPTIEVERLTKKGRRRFDVRAAVSALEVETLAPEPDRRAAEAADVPCAILRMVVRHTTPAVRPDDILTGLRQVADPAPPSPPLVTRLAQGPLDAVTGELADPLELDRGTRPGRETVPPSGDDAVTARGPAPTQSDPAAGADVAGARS